In the genome of Saccharomonospora viridis DSM 43017, one region contains:
- a CDS encoding LytR/AlgR family response regulator transcription factor: MTGRTHAALRVLAVDDVPAALDDLCGMLREAPEVAEVAAAGDTVAALKRLQSEEFDAVFLDIAMPGLDGLEFASLLKKLARPPAIVFVTAYDQHAVAAFGIGAVDYLLKPVRAERLADALARVSRIVSTEKAGKTPQRQPAPDALAALPVESGGRTRYVRRQDVRYVEAHGDYVRLHTHSGVHLVRMPISRLEEYWANAGFVRTHRGFLVALSAVRELRSDSVGGLLAHTDLGDVPVSRRHARHLRERLLRAAQRGELRPEGMAP, encoded by the coding sequence GTGACTGGACGAACCCACGCGGCACTGCGAGTGCTGGCCGTCGACGACGTGCCCGCCGCGCTGGACGACCTGTGCGGAATGCTGCGAGAAGCACCGGAGGTGGCCGAGGTGGCCGCCGCGGGCGACACCGTGGCGGCGCTCAAACGGCTGCAGTCGGAGGAGTTCGACGCGGTGTTCCTCGACATCGCGATGCCCGGCCTCGACGGTTTGGAGTTCGCCTCGCTGCTGAAGAAGCTGGCACGGCCACCCGCCATCGTGTTCGTCACCGCCTACGACCAGCACGCGGTCGCGGCGTTCGGTATCGGTGCCGTGGACTACCTGCTCAAACCGGTACGCGCCGAACGACTCGCCGACGCGCTGGCCAGGGTGAGCCGGATCGTCTCCACCGAAAAGGCCGGGAAGACACCACAGAGGCAGCCCGCACCCGACGCGTTGGCGGCGCTGCCCGTGGAATCCGGCGGGCGCACCCGTTACGTCCGTCGTCAGGACGTGCGTTACGTGGAGGCCCACGGCGACTACGTGCGGCTGCACACCCACTCGGGCGTGCACCTGGTCCGCATGCCGATCTCCCGGCTGGAGGAGTACTGGGCGAACGCCGGATTCGTCCGCACCCACCGAGGCTTCCTCGTCGCGCTGTCCGCCGTGCGGGAGCTGCGCAGCGATTCGGTGGGCGGCCTGCTCGCCCACACCGACCTCGGTGACGTCCCGGTGAGCCGACGCCACGCCCGCCACCTCCGCGAACGCCTCCTCCGCGCCGCGCAGCGCGGAGAACTGCGGCCGGAGGGGATGGCGCCATGA